From Mycoplasma sp. 2045, a single genomic window includes:
- the rplS gene encoding 50S ribosomal protein L19, translated as MRNRLLELVEHPQLRTDLPEFKTGDNVKVHVRIREGEKERIQIFEGLVISKKESGTREMFTVRKISYGIGVERTFPVNSPLIAHIEVVRSNKVRRKRLYYMRNLSGKSARLKEIKKNK; from the coding sequence ATGAGAAATAGATTATTAGAGTTAGTAGAACACCCACAATTACGTACAGACTTACCTGAATTCAAAACAGGAGACAATGTTAAAGTTCACGTACGTATCCGTGAAGGTGAAAAAGAACGTATTCAAATTTTTGAAGGTTTAGTAATCAGTAAAAAAGAATCAGGTACAAGAGAAATGTTCACAGTTAGAAAAATTTCTTACGGAATTGGTGTTGAAAGAACATTTCCAGTTAACTCACCTTTAATCGCACACATCGAAGTAGTTCGTTCAAACAAAGTTAGAAGAAAAAGACTTTACTACATGAGAAATCTTAGTGGAAAAAGTGCTCGTCTTAAAGAAATCAAAAAGAACAAATAA
- a CDS encoding YitT family protein, protein MKNKDNFANENCNKTTTPKSSWITNYFKFKSKKIDLINKASMNLDANNSAVIINPADIKKEEEKLKYKMAKYLNNSKQSKLTFKTFWVKYWLKLVLTFVSALIFNFGIHIFLSKADTIPSGITGIPTILQYLFPVLRNYFALIYFACNLPLFIIFWRKVKFSFIGLTLFFMLCLQLTNFIFTEEHVHSFLFEKINLVPIDYDNYNVSIKDTKAIVEVASTPGQANLKELIDFKLNPSAFSAEKAAEFEKYAQYSIEQLTQLAWYSDGISWGVLLYGCLGAVFIGTGIAISWKVGGSTGGTDIIAYYFSTKHKKSVSSILVIVGFVTAVTFVLIYGFVRPNQNGELFGMRELSTFLYLIVTNLVVGMLYPKYKKVNLTIISSNPERIIAYFKLINYWHSYRIERFKSGYTGKTAIKIETTILLLEEKNLIADLKIIDPTVWVSCSKVAKVSGNFNTNYVEQ, encoded by the coding sequence ATGAAGAATAAAGATAATTTTGCAAATGAAAATTGCAATAAAACTACTACACCAAAATCATCTTGAATTACTAATTATTTCAAATTTAAGTCAAAGAAAATTGACCTTATTAATAAAGCTTCAATGAATCTGGATGCTAATAATTCAGCAGTGATAATCAACCCTGCTGATATTAAAAAAGAAGAAGAAAAATTAAAATACAAGATGGCCAAGTATTTAAATAATTCAAAACAAAGTAAGCTTACATTTAAGACGTTTTGGGTTAAATATTGATTAAAACTAGTGCTTACTTTTGTATCAGCATTAATTTTTAACTTTGGAATTCACATCTTTTTATCAAAAGCAGACACAATTCCTTCTGGAATTACAGGAATTCCTACTATCTTGCAATATTTATTTCCTGTTTTAAGAAACTATTTTGCTTTAATTTATTTTGCATGCAATTTACCTTTATTCATTATATTTTGAAGAAAAGTCAAGTTTAGTTTTATAGGATTAACTTTATTCTTTATGCTTTGTTTACAATTAACAAACTTTATTTTCACAGAAGAGCATGTTCATTCATTCTTATTTGAGAAAATCAATTTAGTTCCTATTGACTATGATAATTACAATGTATCAATTAAAGATACTAAAGCAATTGTTGAAGTCGCTTCAACACCTGGGCAAGCTAATTTAAAAGAATTAATTGATTTTAAATTAAATCCAAGTGCATTTAGTGCTGAGAAAGCTGCAGAATTTGAAAAATACGCTCAATATTCAATTGAACAATTAACACAATTAGCTTGATATTCAGATGGAATCAGCTGAGGTGTTTTACTTTATGGATGTCTTGGAGCAGTATTTATTGGTACAGGGATAGCTATTTCGTGAAAAGTTGGTGGTTCAACTGGTGGAACAGATATTATTGCTTACTACTTCTCAACAAAACATAAGAAAAGTGTTAGTTCAATTCTTGTTATTGTTGGTTTCGTAACAGCAGTTACATTTGTACTTATTTATGGATTTGTTCGTCCAAATCAAAATGGTGAGTTATTCGGAATGAGAGAACTTTCAACATTCTTATACTTAATAGTTACTAACTTAGTTGTTGGTATGTTATATCCTAAATATAAGAAAGTAAACTTAACAATTATTTCATCAAATCCTGAAAGAATTATTGCTTACTTCAAACTTATTAATTACTGACACAGTTACAGAATTGAACGTTTCAAATCAGGTTACACAGGTAAAACTGCAATTAAAATTGAAACTACAATTCTTCTTCTAGAAGAGAAAAACTTAATTGCTGATTTAAAAATAATCGATCCTACTGTTTGAGTTTCTTGCTCAAAAGTAGCTAAAGTTTCTGGTAATTTCAATACAAACTATGTAGAACAGTAA
- a CDS encoding NAD(P)-dependent oxidoreductase: MRIAFFDSKDYDIKYFEKYNDGRHEITFFKENLNLDTVKLAKGYDAVCGFVNTYGDKVILEVLAKMGVKVWLQRSMGYNKIDVAKANELGIHVYRIFNYSAESIGEFAFAGLLALNRNLLIANKRVKDYNFSLNGLDGLCVGNSTIGVVGSGKIGQTFIKIAKATGARVLVFDAFAQDNFPQLAEQFGFEWASFSEILQNSDFISIHCPLLPSTRYLFDKAAIDMLKPGAIIVNTARGEIIELQAMIDGLKSGKVRGFATDVLEREEGRFYEDISSRIKELKEQDPQWAELIEMDNVLVTSHQAFLTDLALTQIAKTTLENADAAQAGDYSKALVLLENGKIQNG, translated from the coding sequence ATGAGAATTGCATTTTTCGATTCTAAAGATTACGATATTAAATACTTTGAAAAATATAATGATGGAAGACACGAAATTACTTTTTTTAAAGAAAACTTAAACTTAGATACAGTTAAGTTAGCTAAAGGTTACGATGCTGTATGTGGGTTTGTTAATACTTATGGTGACAAAGTAATTTTAGAAGTCTTAGCAAAAATGGGTGTAAAAGTTTGATTGCAAAGATCAATGGGATACAACAAAATTGATGTTGCTAAAGCTAACGAGTTAGGAATTCACGTTTACAGAATTTTTAACTACTCAGCTGAAAGTATTGGTGAATTTGCTTTTGCAGGATTATTAGCACTTAACAGAAATCTTTTAATTGCTAATAAAAGAGTTAAAGATTACAACTTCTCATTAAATGGACTTGATGGACTTTGTGTTGGGAACTCAACAATTGGGGTTGTTGGTTCAGGAAAAATTGGACAAACATTTATTAAAATTGCTAAAGCAACAGGTGCTAGAGTTTTAGTATTTGATGCATTTGCTCAAGATAACTTCCCTCAATTAGCTGAACAATTCGGATTTGAATGAGCTTCATTTTCAGAAATCTTACAAAACTCAGACTTTATTTCAATCCACTGTCCTTTATTACCTTCGACAAGATACTTATTCGATAAAGCTGCTATTGATATGCTTAAACCGGGAGCAATCATTGTCAACACAGCCAGAGGAGAAATTATTGAATTACAAGCAATGATCGATGGGCTTAAATCAGGTAAAGTTCGTGGATTTGCAACTGACGTTTTAGAAAGAGAAGAAGGAAGATTTTACGAAGATATTTCTTCAAGAATTAAAGAACTTAAAGAACAAGATCCTCAATGAGCAGAATTAATTGAAATGGACAACGTTTTAGTAACATCACACCAAGCATTCTTAACAGATTTAGCTTTAACTCAAATAGCTAAAACAACATTAGAAAATGCAGACGCTGCGCAAGCAGGAGATTACTCAAAAGCATTAGTTTTATTAGAGAATGGAAAAATACAAAATGGTTAA
- the ligA gene encoding NAD-dependent DNA ligase LigA produces the protein MKIPATKNEIKDYIIELTNELNKLNHAYYNLDKPLVDDFVYDSKLRELEELEIKYPEFIQEDSPTTKIGGVPSLNFSKYTHQKPMLSLAKAYSQEEVNDFIKNATAPINSSQINFNLEPKIDGLSISLIYKDGKLANAVTRGDGKVGEDVTKNALIIKSIPKTINYLKPIEIRGEIYINKSKFLEINQQLKEEFEEKKLEFINKTWPAYLAKLGDYNNGKIKALPKEPKEPTEDYFANTRNMAAGTLRQKNGKLIIQRDLQIIMYDIVDPLEHGLKEQSQIVDFLKSLNLPTHQYHYVEKDFQSIIKRINEFELVKDSFKYDCDGFVIKLNQLEYWDLLGKTAKFPRYAIAYKYKTEEAYPIIKKIVATVGRTGKITYVASFDPVELVQTTVSNATLHNYDFISNMNINIGDQVVLIKSGEIIPKIIELKTKYTNSIFPKVLNCPSCNSVLVEYPGIVDQFCENPNCYEKLTRNLSFFVSRDALNIVSLSEKTLNFFFDKGWITDQYSIFNLKDKADEILEFFKENSSNPDVKIKIADKRLSNILVSIEEAKNVELHKALFALGIKNIGLVVAKTISEKLTKLSDLFEINLDEYLLINSIGPEIVQSLKDFVTDNKNKELIQKLDSVLIYKSSNNEPKSDKLKNQTFVITGTHSVSRDELSKIIEQNGGTVSSSISSKTNYLVAGENVGATKFDKANKLNVPIISEQDLYEMIK, from the coding sequence ATGAAAATACCTGCTACAAAAAACGAAATAAAAGACTACATTATTGAGCTTACAAATGAGTTAAATAAACTCAATCACGCTTACTACAATCTAGATAAACCACTTGTTGATGACTTTGTTTATGATAGTAAATTAAGAGAACTTGAAGAGCTTGAAATTAAGTATCCTGAGTTTATTCAAGAAGATTCTCCCACAACTAAAATTGGTGGTGTTCCAAGCTTAAACTTCTCTAAATATACTCATCAAAAACCAATGCTTTCACTAGCTAAAGCATATTCGCAAGAAGAAGTTAATGATTTTATTAAAAATGCTACAGCACCTATAAATTCATCACAAATTAACTTCAATCTTGAACCTAAAATTGATGGTCTATCAATCTCATTAATTTACAAAGATGGTAAATTAGCAAATGCAGTAACTCGTGGAGATGGTAAAGTTGGTGAAGATGTTACTAAAAATGCTCTAATCATCAAAAGCATCCCTAAAACAATTAATTATCTAAAACCAATTGAAATAAGAGGGGAAATTTATATTAACAAATCTAAATTCCTTGAAATTAATCAACAATTAAAAGAAGAATTCGAAGAGAAGAAACTTGAATTTATTAATAAAACTTGACCAGCTTATTTAGCTAAATTAGGTGATTACAATAATGGTAAAATCAAAGCACTTCCAAAGGAACCAAAAGAGCCTACAGAAGATTATTTTGCTAATACCAGAAATATGGCAGCAGGTACTTTAAGACAGAAAAATGGTAAATTAATCATTCAGAGAGATCTTCAAATCATTATGTATGATATTGTCGATCCATTAGAGCACGGTCTAAAAGAACAATCACAGATTGTTGATTTCTTAAAATCATTAAACTTACCTACACATCAATATCACTACGTAGAAAAAGATTTTCAATCAATAATCAAAAGAATTAATGAGTTTGAATTAGTTAAAGATTCATTTAAGTATGACTGTGATGGTTTTGTCATTAAGCTGAATCAACTTGAATATTGAGATTTATTAGGTAAAACTGCTAAATTCCCTAGATATGCAATTGCATATAAATACAAAACTGAAGAAGCATATCCGATTATTAAAAAGATAGTAGCTACAGTTGGTAGAACCGGAAAAATAACTTATGTAGCAAGTTTCGACCCTGTCGAGTTAGTTCAAACAACAGTTTCAAATGCAACACTTCACAACTATGATTTTATTTCTAATATGAACATAAACATAGGTGACCAAGTTGTTTTAATCAAATCTGGTGAAATTATTCCTAAAATTATTGAGTTGAAAACTAAATACACAAATTCAATTTTCCCTAAGGTTCTAAATTGTCCTTCTTGTAATTCAGTTTTAGTTGAATACCCAGGAATTGTTGATCAATTTTGTGAAAATCCAAACTGTTATGAAAAACTAACTAGAAACTTATCATTCTTTGTTTCTAGAGATGCACTTAACATTGTTTCACTAAGTGAAAAGACACTTAACTTCTTCTTTGATAAAGGTTGAATTACAGACCAATATTCAATTTTTAATCTAAAGGATAAAGCTGATGAAATTCTTGAATTCTTCAAAGAAAATTCATCAAATCCTGATGTTAAAATCAAGATTGCTGATAAAAGATTAAGCAACATTTTAGTTTCTATTGAAGAAGCAAAAAATGTTGAATTACATAAAGCATTATTTGCTTTAGGAATCAAAAACATAGGTCTCGTAGTTGCAAAAACTATTTCAGAAAAATTAACAAAACTTTCAGACCTATTCGAAATTAACCTTGATGAATACCTTTTAATTAATTCAATTGGACCTGAAATAGTTCAATCACTTAAAGATTTTGTCACAGATAATAAAAATAAAGAATTGATACAAAAATTAGACAGTGTGTTAATTTACAAATCATCAAATAATGAACCTAAATCAGATAAACTTAAAAATCAAACTTTTGTAATTACAGGTACGCATTCAGTTTCTAGAGATGAACTTTCAAAAATCATTGAGCAAAATGGAGGAACTGTTTCATCTTCAATTTCAAGTAAAACAAATTACTTAGTTGCTGGAGAAAATGTTGGAGCAACTAAATTTGATAAAGCAAACAAATTAAATGTTCCAATTATAAGTGAGCAAGACTTATACGAAATGATTAAATAG
- the rpmA gene encoding 50S ribosomal protein L27: MAHTKAGGSTRNGRDSHSKRLGAKLGDGQFATAGSIIYRQRGTKIFPGQNVGRGGDDTLFSKIDGYVKYESRRNRKYVSVYPERQN, translated from the coding sequence ATGGCACACACGAAAGCCGGTGGTTCTACCCGTAACGGTCGTGATTCTCATAGTAAGCGTTTAGGTGCTAAATTAGGTGATGGACAATTTGCAACAGCAGGATCAATCATTTACCGTCAAAGAGGAACAAAAATTTTCCCAGGACAAAATGTTGGTCGTGGTGGAGACGATACATTATTCTCAAAAATCGATGGATACGTAAAATACGAAAGCAGAAGAAACAGAAAGTATGTTTCTGTATATCCTGAAAGACAAAACTAA
- a CDS encoding trigger factor-related chaperone: protein MKFEIREFTVDKKEWLTVQNNVLSYLESNKREGQKIDQKLILTSASNAYMDSVKQKLMEEMNLKDADKIAFLPVPQDVKFTIEDFSFKLKVFYEDNLEKYNLDIKPEPFKLLSNDYNAKIDEFYNLFISGYKFKLNVDRDVVETNDNVIIETKPADMQEAKFEKYQIIANPESEHQFEKQLIGAKLGEVVTVNYAGRDFLVKPIQIVEIKEMPITAENVHLLNIDQIKNMDDVRKYVEKTILEQIVNDSVFAYGENILGQLLKEFNQLLEIDNELIENDMKEFRFKEDFTGDKREVVKSTIMNYFWTMLFNKKLGIKIEYSEMEEERQKLFTIFGEKANQFGVQAISNIVLLKKLGTYYLSKNEPAVFEENKEYLQKYLSK from the coding sequence ATGAAGTTCGAAATTAGAGAGTTCACAGTTGATAAAAAAGAATGATTAACTGTACAAAATAATGTTTTAAGTTACTTAGAATCAAATAAAAGAGAAGGTCAGAAAATTGATCAAAAACTTATTTTAACATCAGCATCAAATGCTTATATGGATTCAGTTAAACAAAAATTAATGGAAGAAATGAATCTTAAAGATGCAGATAAAATTGCATTTTTACCAGTTCCACAAGATGTTAAATTCACAATTGAAGATTTTTCATTTAAATTAAAAGTTTTCTATGAAGATAACCTTGAAAAATATAATTTAGATATTAAACCTGAACCATTTAAGTTATTATCAAATGACTATAATGCAAAAATTGATGAGTTTTATAACTTATTTATTTCAGGTTACAAATTTAAACTTAATGTTGATAGAGACGTAGTTGAAACTAATGATAATGTAATCATTGAAACTAAACCTGCAGATATGCAAGAAGCTAAATTTGAAAAATATCAAATTATTGCAAATCCTGAAAGTGAACATCAATTTGAAAAACAATTAATTGGTGCAAAACTAGGAGAAGTTGTTACTGTAAATTATGCTGGAAGAGACTTTTTAGTCAAACCTATTCAAATTGTTGAAATTAAAGAAATGCCAATTACTGCAGAAAATGTTCACTTATTAAATATTGACCAAATTAAAAATATGGATGATGTTAGAAAATATGTTGAAAAAACAATTTTAGAACAAATTGTTAATGATTCTGTTTTTGCTTATGGTGAAAACATTTTAGGTCAATTATTAAAAGAATTTAATCAATTACTCGAAATTGACAATGAATTAATTGAAAACGATATGAAAGAATTTAGATTTAAAGAAGACTTCACAGGAGATAAAAGAGAAGTTGTTAAATCTACAATTATGAACTACTTCTGAACTATGCTATTCAATAAGAAGTTAGGAATTAAAATTGAGTACAGTGAAATGGAAGAAGAAAGACAAAAATTATTCACTATTTTTGGAGAAAAAGCTAACCAATTCGGTGTTCAAGCAATTTCAAATATTGTTTTACTTAAAAAACTAGGGACATACTACTTATCAAAAAATGAACCTGCAGTTTTTGAAGAAAATAAAGAATACCTACAAAAGTATTTAAGTAAATAA
- the rplU gene encoding 50S ribosomal protein L21: protein MFAIIESGGKQLLVKEGQTIFVEKLEGQENSEVKFDKVLLVNDKVGRPYLSNAVVYGTIEKQGKAKKIVVYRHNAKSTHKRKLGHRQPYTRVKITKIEG from the coding sequence ATGTTTGCAATTATCGAATCAGGTGGAAAACAACTTTTAGTTAAAGAAGGTCAAACAATCTTCGTTGAAAAACTTGAAGGTCAAGAAAACTCAGAAGTTAAATTTGACAAAGTTTTATTAGTTAACGATAAAGTAGGGAGACCTTACTTATCTAATGCTGTAGTTTACGGAACAATCGAAAAACAAGGGAAAGCAAAGAAAATTGTTGTATATCGTCACAATGCAAAGTCTACTCACAAAAGAAAATTAGGACACCGTCAACCTTACACACGTGTTAAAATTACAAAAATCGAAGGGTAA
- a CDS encoding DNA-processing protein DprA codes for MNLILFYLSNLHKGNNYIIYKNLKSIPKIDMNLLTQWVKEYVKKKIKFITILDEEYPLNLNIIKYPPYVLYMYGNTSLLKNKNKVYLVDERNMLDSFNSEKQLENMVNSHVLITNDYKESEKSIVDFYRNHNGSIIHILKEGFNDEILKQTLKPNELYISQYPLNCHPRREYFKQANLLSSLLSKQFISFSLKGDSKAIQLVNYFADIGKDIKCFPSDDFSDLNNQLIKSGATLITSVTEI; via the coding sequence ATGAACTTAATATTATTTTATTTATCTAACTTACACAAGGGAAATAACTACATAATTTATAAAAATCTTAAAAGCATTCCTAAAATCGATATGAATCTATTAACACAATGAGTAAAAGAGTACGTGAAAAAGAAAATAAAGTTTATTACCATTTTAGATGAAGAATATCCTTTGAATTTAAACATTATTAAATATCCACCTTATGTGCTTTATATGTATGGAAACACTTCACTGCTTAAAAACAAAAATAAAGTTTATCTAGTTGACGAAAGAAACATGCTAGATAGTTTTAATTCTGAAAAACAGCTTGAAAATATGGTTAATTCTCATGTGCTAATTACCAATGACTATAAAGAAAGTGAAAAATCTATTGTTGATTTTTATAGAAATCACAATGGTTCTATTATTCACATTCTAAAAGAAGGTTTTAATGATGAGATTTTAAAACAAACCTTAAAACCAAATGAACTTTATATATCTCAGTATCCCTTAAATTGTCATCCTAGAAGAGAATATTTTAAACAAGCAAATTTATTAAGTTCTTTATTGAGCAAACAATTTATTTCATTCTCCTTAAAAGGAGACTCAAAAGCAATACAGTTAGTGAATTACTTTGCTGATATTGGTAAGGATATAAAATGTTTCCCTAGTGATGATTTTAGTGATTTGAATAATCAGCTTATTAAGTCCGGAGCTACTTTAATTACTTCTGTTACTGAAATTTAG